DNA sequence from the Armigeres subalbatus isolate Guangzhou_Male chromosome 1, GZ_Asu_2, whole genome shotgun sequence genome:
ttttagTCGTGTGGTTTTATCGAGCCTGTGataagcgcggtgtcatcatcatcaatagacatagcccgctgtcatcattgaaaagcaatatgaaaaaaattaaaatcctggctacgatctacCGATGgactaaacaataggatgtcagggGTCTGGgttttatctttcgtttatatgaaaggctcatttgccattGGGCGGAACACAGCCGGTAGCTTTTGGTAGTTTTTGAAGGAAACATCAGACAagaagaaaacaaacaaaaaataactTTGACATTGATCTTTCCCAAATACAGATAAATGAAGCTCATGTTCTCTAAATCAAATCCTAACAAGTTTCAGTCAACTCAGATCAGGCACGATATATCAGGGGTATTACTGTCTCAGATACGGAATCCTTTGTGCATTTAGCGAGTACTATTGCGTGTACATTAGACaatacatggttcgaatgaaatcACGTCCCACAATCATTTCTATGGATCACGCTTTCTTCGATGTTTTCGGGAGAGTAGAATTCAGCCGGCTACCCATCTCACCTTTTTTTTCCATCTCTTTACCAACTGAAATAGTCTGTTGACGAATTTGCGATAAATTTACCCCTTAGCAAGGGAGTCCGCATTCTCATTATCCAGAATTGAGTCATGAGAAGGGACCTATGGCACTTTTGTCTGGTGGTTGGGTACCACGAAGCCAAAAACTACCAGTCATTGTTTTTAGCACGGCGGAATTACAGTTTAGAATAGATCGAGAAAGTTGAAATTCAGTGAAGTTTCGTATGCcataatttttagaaaaaaacgcAGCCGATATGAATCACTATATTGAAGTGTAAGAATGTTCTTCTGTGCAATCAATTACATACTACGTATATGTATTTGTCATTATGTACCgaggaatttattcgaattctGGATGAATATCAATCACAATCTTACATTTACATACATTCAAACTACTATCTAGATCTAAATTAAAGTTAAACTCGAGGAACTCGAAGGCGTGATCACAAATTAACCATAACACAAATACCTGGCAAGTTAAGTGTAATGACTTTCACAGGAATCATTCCAATCAGAATGTTCACCTCTCTTTCTCTCTAATTGATGCGTGCGTGTGATGCTTCGGAGGAGCAAGACGAATCACCACTAGTGCAGCGTTTTCTGATGTTCGATAAGCTTCTTGATGTACAGCTCGTGTACGCCCCCGACGGCCGTTGCCAGCAGACCATGCTCGTTCACGTACGAGTCCTTGTCGCTGTAGGAAATGTCCTGATTCTGCTGGGTAGTCATCCTCCCTCCGATCGCAGCGAGTATTGCATTGCCAGCGCAAATGTCCCACTTTTTTATGGCCGTCGAGTGGAGGTACGCCGTTGCATTGTTGTGCAGTACCTGTAGGACTTTATACCCTAGGGATGAGAAAAGAAGATAATCAAATCGGATGTGAAGAATGAGGCACAAAAGGTTCGATAGTCAATACAATGAAACAAATCAAAACGAAGTCGTTTCTAAGTAATGGGGTACATACTTTTGTTGTATTTTTAATCTAGTGTTATAATAAATCTATATGTCGTTCATTGTCAGTTTTAGTCTATGTTATAATAAATTCCAGTATTTTATTGTAAGGATAAAATATTACTGGAGAACTACTGAACTAACCTGCTCCTCCTGCTGGGATTATGTGCGAGTTTTTACCAAACACATCCTTGGCCAGGATATTTACGTTGCCGCTATGTGATCGGGAAACAATAACAACAGGATGCTTGACGTCCTCATCCTGCAGGCAGCAATAGCAAAAAAAACGAGATCGATAAAACAGTTGAGCGCCCGTTTTATAAATATTTGGCATTCCGCCCTAATTACTTCGGATACCTACCCTCTTTATGACGTTTAGTGGTTCCGACACTGTCTTGTCCGCCCAGGCCCAAACGGTTTTCTTCGTGAATGGGTTGTGAATTACTCCAATCGTCGGAACGCCCTTTATTGCCACGCATACCATAGTTGTAACATACATGAACAGGTTCTCTGCGGATCGGAGAAAGGTGACAAAGTTGAGATGAATGCCCTAATGGGAGTTTACCTGGCCAGAAGCGAGAACTATCATGATCGAGCACGAAAGGCAATCGAAAAGTTGCCTGATCGGATCGAATCTTTTAACATATAGAAAAAGTCCACACCATAGTTTTACCGAACAGGCAAAGCAAGGTGAAAATTAAGTAATACATCATGAGTTAGTTGCAGTTGCAGAAATTGCAACTCGAAGACTCGTTGCATGTCATTAATATATACATGCTAAATAAAACGGTTTTATTTGCCACAATCTAACGAAACATAAGCAATATGGTGCACAAGAATCGACAGTTTTACACTGATTAGAATCCGAAGAGTTCAAGAGGCTTTGTATCTAATTTTCAGGCGGATTATCACCGACGTTAACTAATGTTGATTTAACAAATCTTATGGGTGCCTGCAATAGCTTTCAAATCCGATGTGAAAAATTATGCTAATCTTAGGTCAAGGGTAAAACTATAGCAGCTTTTTTAATAATGTATTAATATTAAAGATGcattatataaaacatatttgaAGATGTCCTATATAGAAGATAGCTGAATTTAAGATTTTCATATAGGCTCGGAAGTAATTTTTTCAATACACAAGCTAAACATTGCCCATATAATGcctttttttcttaaaatatggtTCATATTACAGAAGGTAGCAAATGTGGTTCTAtactattccccagaaaaccgttccccagaaaaccaaagcccagaattccattccccagaatgtaccattccccagaaaaccattccccagaatgtaccgttccccagaaaacagaatatataaataaacatgatttcttGTTTTCTTACAAACATCATCGCAAGACCATAATTAAAATTTGTCTTGATGAGTTGGATGTGCAAGGGCCATTGTAGTAATTATTAGAAACTAtagtttcaaataaaatgtGCCTTTTGGCATGATGACCATAAGGGGCCCGCCAGAGTaaggtgcctgccagagtaTACGCGCCTACGCGACGTCGCGCGAGAATTGCACGCAAAgcaataacaatcaataataaggagctgtcaaatcgtatggacgcttcgcttATGGTCACGTCTATTCTAGCTTCACcccaaaacagaaaaaaaaatcttattttgaagCACGCCTTGATTGAGGAAACAAATAGGGACCCACGCATTTGCCCGAAGTAAGGCAATTAAgtcaattattccttcttttaaaacgcGCATTTTCCTGTATAGGGAGTCTTTAATATGTTTGTGCTGCACGCGTTTGTCCATAATAAGGCACAAGATTATAAAAATGAGTAAATAATTCCTTCTTGAAAGGCACGAATTTTCCCGAAATAATGTTAAcgaatgattccttcttttaaaatacgCATTTGCTCGGAAAAAGGCAAATAAGTGATATATTCTTTTGACTCACACATTTTCAGACAAATACGCCTTCTTTCAAATCACGTGTTTGCCCGGAGTATAGCAAACAAgtggatgatgccttcttttgaCATATGAATTTACCCGCACTGATAAAAATCTACTTTTTcattgaataaaattttaaaaaatgtacaAACACCGCCGTTACACTGTCATAACTGTCCGCATAACTGctccatgtacataggaatccCAGGTTACTGTAAGCATTTTCCGAGAATAAGGTGAACCATAACGCTTCTAGAAAAGCACACATtctcaatgactgatttaggcTAATAACGGGTGTCAACTAAAACATTGGAatgacttcaatacttttctattcacaataataatgctttcacaga
Encoded proteins:
- the LOC134205335 gene encoding putative inositol monophosphatase 3; translation: MNLGGSIRINKFGVLIITILLVFLVYYISTGKSRNSNYALNKNPNEVNLRKLLIGSIQAAQRGGLEVVEVSKSPDFNVQSKGKTKEGANDPVTDADFRSHCVMASGLHRIFPKLKIISEEDGEGKSCPDVKLFDLDPTVIHESSNVPDEIVGIEDVTVWIDPLDATQEYTENLFMYVTTMVCVAIKGVPTIGVIHNPFTKKTVWAWADKTVSEPLNVIKRDEDVKHPVVIVSRSHSGNVNILAKDVFGKNSHIIPAGGAGYKVLQVLHNNATAYLHSTAIKKWDICAGNAILAAIGGRMTTQQNQDISYSDKDSYVNEHGLLATAVGGVHELYIKKLIEHQKTLH